From Vespula vulgaris chromosome 11, iyVesVulg1.1, whole genome shotgun sequence, the proteins below share one genomic window:
- the LOC127067444 gene encoding polynucleotide 5'-hydroxyl-kinase NOL9 isoform X4: MDISCDLDKHYLKKSKDTSNRRNSLPEYTAFEQKKGKNYNAFNTKAKKTIKLLSKNDTNVSLKSNDCKIIDSTTYGTVKIQNSTFETHRSLDSSTINMSMSNITDSLEGNKNKSLQKIFNDLDTLQNDACIDNDNAHIVAESINPNEISTIQYGHRKNQRMKFMNCNEKSQSKYDIPEKKTTVTKNNEMQECTEDSTMRNIDGQSIESKIVKEKSNTSTSNYNEKLHLYCLHNKVLVIMQEKTSFCFTGKLVINVLYGAIEVYGSHITTSNSPIEVYSPRGYSLVAVETSKKFLMSDIKDIWTYLSQEGINPDIKNALQCDINRCRPGMAVIILWNLENNLTTFVNTYYPIKLFPKIRNVKNYSWTDTRRAEMILQSNLYFDNHNYKRLVIDPTVTGILAEKILNRWYSHDWSCTLIAGGKNVGKSTTVRYLINTLLPTSRMVVLVDVDPGQNECTPPGSISYSLIEEPLAGPNFTHLKTPVYQLYIGDVNVTRCITRYIESVKLLANKLLSCPTMSRLPIIINTMGFTQGIGWDIVVFTIKLFRPSFVLQIMSERTKNNYPNLLSSDIIDQQTFTGFSWSKNITDWNKPCLHELQVINTNAEKKQESTNDSWNMEPYQQRELAMISYLSGIVNSNGNSTFPATSASLSINEAVPFVAPFASLTIALLRECVPPSRVLTVINGNMVALCGIDLTSDLLQDVILSIPRILTRAPLCTCYGYGIIRGIDMDKEEVYINTPLPLSLMRHVNCLIGSIPIPVNLLQLNQRNVPYAGGNDALPTSRDPRRGYFRMRYENRQMSS, encoded by the exons ATGGATATATCTTGCGATCTTGATAAACATTATCTTAAGAAATCTAAGGATACGTCCAACAGAAGGAATTCTTTACCAGAATATACTGCATTTGAGcaaaaaaaaggcaaaaatTACAATGCATTTAATACGAAGGCCAAAAAAACTATTAAATTGTTATCTAAAA ATGATACGAATGTTTCTCTTAAATCGAATGATTGCAAGATCATAGATTCGACCACATATGGTACAGTAAAGATACAGAACAGCACATTTGAAACGCATAGAAGTCTTGATTCTTCGACGATC AATATGTCTATGTCAAATATAACAGATTCgttagaaggaaataaaaataaatctttacaaaaaatatttaatgatttgGATACGTTACAAAATGATGCCTGTATTGATAATGACAATGCACATATCGTTGCCGAATCTATAAATCCAAACGAGATTTCTACTATTCAATATGGTCACAGGAAAAATCagagaatgaaatttatgaattgCAATGAAAAATCGCAATCTAAATATGATAttcctgaaaaaaaaacaacagtTACAAAAAACAATGAAATGCAAGAATGCACTGAAGATTCAACGATGCGTAATATCGACGGACAAAGTATTGAATCTAAaatagtgaaagaaaaatcgaacacGTCCACGTCAAATTATAATGAGAAGCTACACTTATATTGTTTGCATAATAAAGTATTAGTGATTATGCAAGAAAAGACAAGTTTTTGTTTTACTGGGAAGCTAGTGATAAATGTATTGTACGGTGCTATAGAGGTGTATGGGTCTCACATTACTACGTCAAATTCTCCAATAGAAGTATATTCTCCCAGAGGATACAGTCTCGTAGCTGTAGAAAcgagtaaaaaatttttgatgtCCGACATCAAAGATATTTGGACATATTTATCTCAGGAAGGTATTAATCCTGACATAAAAAATGCATTGCAATGCGATATTAATCGATGCAGACCGGGTATGGCAGTGATTATTTTATGGAATTTGGAGAACAATTTAACaacgttcgttaatacttactatccaataaaattatttcctaaAATTCGCAACGTCAAAAATTATTCCTGGACGGACACAAGGAGAGCTGAAATGATATTGCAATCCAatctttatttcgataatcataattataaaagattggTAATCGATCCGACTGTCACAGGAATACTTGCTGAAAAAATCCTTAATCGTTGGTATTCTCATGACTGGTCGTGTACATTAATAGCAGGTGGTAAAAATGTTGGGAAATCTACTACCGTACGTTACTTAATAAACACGTTATTACCGACTTCTCGGATGGTCGTTTTGGTGGATGTTGATCCTGGTCAAAATGAATGTACTCCGCCTGGCAGTATATCTTATAGTTTGATCGAGGAGCCGTTAGCTGGACCTAATTTTACACATTTAAAAACACCAGTTTATCAATTGTACATAGGAGATGTAAATGTTACTCGGTGTATCACGAGGTATATCGAAAGTGTTAAGTTGTTGGCGAATAAATTGTTAAGTTGTCCGACTATGTCACGTTTAccgataattataaatacaatggGTTTCACACAAGGAATAGGATGGGATATCGTAGTGTTTACGATCAAGCTCTTTCGGCCTTCGTTCGTCCTACAAATAATGTCagaaaggacaaaaaataattatccgaATTTACTGAGTAGCGATATTATTGATCAACAA actTTTACAGGCTTTTCGTGGAGTAAAAATATTACGGATTGGAATAAGCCATGTTTACATGAGCTACAAGTTATAAATACAAATGCTGAGAAAAAACAGGAATCAACAAATGATTCATGGAACATGGAGCCTTATCAACAACGCGAACTCGCAATGATTTCTTATCTAAGTGGAATTGTAAATTCCAATGGAAATTCTAc atTTCCTGCCACATCTGCATCACTCAGCATCAACGAAGCTGTGCCATTTGT GGCACCTTTTGCTTCTTTAACTATCGCTCTATTACGAGAATGCGTACCGCCTTCACGTGTATTAACTGTAATCAATGGTAACATGGTTGCTCTGTGCGGCATTGATTTAACAAGTGATTTATTGCAAGATGTTATTCTATCGATACCTCGTATATTAACCAGAGCACCTTTGTGTACTTGCTATGGCTATG GAATAATTCGAGGGATTGATATGGATAAAGAAgaagtgtatataaatacgcCATTACCGCTGTCACTTATGCGACACGTTAATTGTTTAATAGGATCTATACCTATACCTGTTAATTTACTTCAGTTAAATCAACGCAATGTACCATACGCAGGTGGTAACGATGCTTTACCAACGAGTCGTGATCCACGTAGAGGATATTTCCGTATGAGATATGAAAATAGACAAATGTCGAGTTGA
- the LOC127067444 gene encoding polynucleotide 5'-hydroxyl-kinase NOL9 isoform X3, translating into MDISCDLDKHYLKKSKDTSNRRNSLPEYTAFEQKKGKNYNAFNTKAKKTIKLLSKNDTNVSLKSNDCKIIDSTTYGTVKIQNSTFETHRSLDSSTIVENMSMSNITDSLEGNKNKSLQKIFNDLDTLQNDACIDNDNAHIVAESINPNEISTIQYGHRKNQRMKFMNCNEKSQSKYDIPEKKTTVTKNNEMQECTEDSTMRNIDGQSIESKIVKEKSNTSTSNYNEKLHLYCLHNKVLVIMQEKTSFCFTGKLVINVLYGAIEVYGSHITTSNSPIEVYSPRGYSLVAVETSKKFLMSDIKDIWTYLSQEGINPDIKNALQCDINRCRPGMAVIILWNLENNLTTFVNTYYPIKLFPKIRNVKNYSWTDTRRAEMILQSNLYFDNHNYKRLVIDPTVTGILAEKILNRWYSHDWSCTLIAGGKNVGKSTTVRYLINTLLPTSRMVVLVDVDPGQNECTPPGSISYSLIEEPLAGPNFTHLKTPVYQLYIGDVNVTRCITRYIESVKLLANKLLSCPTMSRLPIIINTMGFTQGIGWDIVVFTIKLFRPSFVLQIMSERTKNNYPNLLSSDIIDQQTFTGFSWSKNITDWNKPCLHELQVINTNAEKKQESTNDSWNMEPYQQRELAMISYLSGIVNSNGNSTFPATSASLSINEAVPFVAPFASLTIALLRECVPPSRVLTVINGNMVALCGIDLTSDLLQDVILSIPRILTRAPLCTCYGYGIIRGIDMDKEEVYINTPLPLSLMRHVNCLIGSIPIPVNLLQLNQRNVPYAGGNDALPTSRDPRRGYFRMRYENRQMSS; encoded by the exons ATGGATATATCTTGCGATCTTGATAAACATTATCTTAAGAAATCTAAGGATACGTCCAACAGAAGGAATTCTTTACCAGAATATACTGCATTTGAGcaaaaaaaaggcaaaaatTACAATGCATTTAATACGAAGGCCAAAAAAACTATTAAATTGTTATCTAAAA ATGATACGAATGTTTCTCTTAAATCGAATGATTGCAAGATCATAGATTCGACCACATATGGTACAGTAAAGATACAGAACAGCACATTTGAAACGCATAGAAGTCTTGATTCTTCGACGATCGTGGAA AATATGTCTATGTCAAATATAACAGATTCgttagaaggaaataaaaataaatctttacaaaaaatatttaatgatttgGATACGTTACAAAATGATGCCTGTATTGATAATGACAATGCACATATCGTTGCCGAATCTATAAATCCAAACGAGATTTCTACTATTCAATATGGTCACAGGAAAAATCagagaatgaaatttatgaattgCAATGAAAAATCGCAATCTAAATATGATAttcctgaaaaaaaaacaacagtTACAAAAAACAATGAAATGCAAGAATGCACTGAAGATTCAACGATGCGTAATATCGACGGACAAAGTATTGAATCTAAaatagtgaaagaaaaatcgaacacGTCCACGTCAAATTATAATGAGAAGCTACACTTATATTGTTTGCATAATAAAGTATTAGTGATTATGCAAGAAAAGACAAGTTTTTGTTTTACTGGGAAGCTAGTGATAAATGTATTGTACGGTGCTATAGAGGTGTATGGGTCTCACATTACTACGTCAAATTCTCCAATAGAAGTATATTCTCCCAGAGGATACAGTCTCGTAGCTGTAGAAAcgagtaaaaaatttttgatgtCCGACATCAAAGATATTTGGACATATTTATCTCAGGAAGGTATTAATCCTGACATAAAAAATGCATTGCAATGCGATATTAATCGATGCAGACCGGGTATGGCAGTGATTATTTTATGGAATTTGGAGAACAATTTAACaacgttcgttaatacttactatccaataaaattatttcctaaAATTCGCAACGTCAAAAATTATTCCTGGACGGACACAAGGAGAGCTGAAATGATATTGCAATCCAatctttatttcgataatcataattataaaagattggTAATCGATCCGACTGTCACAGGAATACTTGCTGAAAAAATCCTTAATCGTTGGTATTCTCATGACTGGTCGTGTACATTAATAGCAGGTGGTAAAAATGTTGGGAAATCTACTACCGTACGTTACTTAATAAACACGTTATTACCGACTTCTCGGATGGTCGTTTTGGTGGATGTTGATCCTGGTCAAAATGAATGTACTCCGCCTGGCAGTATATCTTATAGTTTGATCGAGGAGCCGTTAGCTGGACCTAATTTTACACATTTAAAAACACCAGTTTATCAATTGTACATAGGAGATGTAAATGTTACTCGGTGTATCACGAGGTATATCGAAAGTGTTAAGTTGTTGGCGAATAAATTGTTAAGTTGTCCGACTATGTCACGTTTAccgataattataaatacaatggGTTTCACACAAGGAATAGGATGGGATATCGTAGTGTTTACGATCAAGCTCTTTCGGCCTTCGTTCGTCCTACAAATAATGTCagaaaggacaaaaaataattatccgaATTTACTGAGTAGCGATATTATTGATCAACAA actTTTACAGGCTTTTCGTGGAGTAAAAATATTACGGATTGGAATAAGCCATGTTTACATGAGCTACAAGTTATAAATACAAATGCTGAGAAAAAACAGGAATCAACAAATGATTCATGGAACATGGAGCCTTATCAACAACGCGAACTCGCAATGATTTCTTATCTAAGTGGAATTGTAAATTCCAATGGAAATTCTAc atTTCCTGCCACATCTGCATCACTCAGCATCAACGAAGCTGTGCCATTTGT GGCACCTTTTGCTTCTTTAACTATCGCTCTATTACGAGAATGCGTACCGCCTTCACGTGTATTAACTGTAATCAATGGTAACATGGTTGCTCTGTGCGGCATTGATTTAACAAGTGATTTATTGCAAGATGTTATTCTATCGATACCTCGTATATTAACCAGAGCACCTTTGTGTACTTGCTATGGCTATG GAATAATTCGAGGGATTGATATGGATAAAGAAgaagtgtatataaatacgcCATTACCGCTGTCACTTATGCGACACGTTAATTGTTTAATAGGATCTATACCTATACCTGTTAATTTACTTCAGTTAAATCAACGCAATGTACCATACGCAGGTGGTAACGATGCTTTACCAACGAGTCGTGATCCACGTAGAGGATATTTCCGTATGAGATATGAAAATAGACAAATGTCGAGTTGA
- the LOC127067444 gene encoding polynucleotide 5'-hydroxyl-kinase NOL9 isoform X1, whose amino-acid sequence MDISCDLDKHYLKKSKDTSNRRNSLPEYTAFEQKKGKNYNAFNTKAKKTIKLLSKSNDGIIEYDTNVSLKSNDCKIIDSTTYGTVKIQNSTFETHRSLDSSTIVENMSMSNITDSLEGNKNKSLQKIFNDLDTLQNDACIDNDNAHIVAESINPNEISTIQYGHRKNQRMKFMNCNEKSQSKYDIPEKKTTVTKNNEMQECTEDSTMRNIDGQSIESKIVKEKSNTSTSNYNEKLHLYCLHNKVLVIMQEKTSFCFTGKLVINVLYGAIEVYGSHITTSNSPIEVYSPRGYSLVAVETSKKFLMSDIKDIWTYLSQEGINPDIKNALQCDINRCRPGMAVIILWNLENNLTTFVNTYYPIKLFPKIRNVKNYSWTDTRRAEMILQSNLYFDNHNYKRLVIDPTVTGILAEKILNRWYSHDWSCTLIAGGKNVGKSTTVRYLINTLLPTSRMVVLVDVDPGQNECTPPGSISYSLIEEPLAGPNFTHLKTPVYQLYIGDVNVTRCITRYIESVKLLANKLLSCPTMSRLPIIINTMGFTQGIGWDIVVFTIKLFRPSFVLQIMSERTKNNYPNLLSSDIIDQQTFTGFSWSKNITDWNKPCLHELQVINTNAEKKQESTNDSWNMEPYQQRELAMISYLSGIVNSNGNSTFPATSASLSINEAVPFVAPFASLTIALLRECVPPSRVLTVINGNMVALCGIDLTSDLLQDVILSIPRILTRAPLCTCYGYGIIRGIDMDKEEVYINTPLPLSLMRHVNCLIGSIPIPVNLLQLNQRNVPYAGGNDALPTSRDPRRGYFRMRYENRQMSS is encoded by the exons ATGGATATATCTTGCGATCTTGATAAACATTATCTTAAGAAATCTAAGGATACGTCCAACAGAAGGAATTCTTTACCAGAATATACTGCATTTGAGcaaaaaaaaggcaaaaatTACAATGCATTTAATACGAAGGCCAAAAAAACTATTAAATTGTTATCTAAAAGTAACGACGGAATTATAGAAT ATGATACGAATGTTTCTCTTAAATCGAATGATTGCAAGATCATAGATTCGACCACATATGGTACAGTAAAGATACAGAACAGCACATTTGAAACGCATAGAAGTCTTGATTCTTCGACGATCGTGGAA AATATGTCTATGTCAAATATAACAGATTCgttagaaggaaataaaaataaatctttacaaaaaatatttaatgatttgGATACGTTACAAAATGATGCCTGTATTGATAATGACAATGCACATATCGTTGCCGAATCTATAAATCCAAACGAGATTTCTACTATTCAATATGGTCACAGGAAAAATCagagaatgaaatttatgaattgCAATGAAAAATCGCAATCTAAATATGATAttcctgaaaaaaaaacaacagtTACAAAAAACAATGAAATGCAAGAATGCACTGAAGATTCAACGATGCGTAATATCGACGGACAAAGTATTGAATCTAAaatagtgaaagaaaaatcgaacacGTCCACGTCAAATTATAATGAGAAGCTACACTTATATTGTTTGCATAATAAAGTATTAGTGATTATGCAAGAAAAGACAAGTTTTTGTTTTACTGGGAAGCTAGTGATAAATGTATTGTACGGTGCTATAGAGGTGTATGGGTCTCACATTACTACGTCAAATTCTCCAATAGAAGTATATTCTCCCAGAGGATACAGTCTCGTAGCTGTAGAAAcgagtaaaaaatttttgatgtCCGACATCAAAGATATTTGGACATATTTATCTCAGGAAGGTATTAATCCTGACATAAAAAATGCATTGCAATGCGATATTAATCGATGCAGACCGGGTATGGCAGTGATTATTTTATGGAATTTGGAGAACAATTTAACaacgttcgttaatacttactatccaataaaattatttcctaaAATTCGCAACGTCAAAAATTATTCCTGGACGGACACAAGGAGAGCTGAAATGATATTGCAATCCAatctttatttcgataatcataattataaaagattggTAATCGATCCGACTGTCACAGGAATACTTGCTGAAAAAATCCTTAATCGTTGGTATTCTCATGACTGGTCGTGTACATTAATAGCAGGTGGTAAAAATGTTGGGAAATCTACTACCGTACGTTACTTAATAAACACGTTATTACCGACTTCTCGGATGGTCGTTTTGGTGGATGTTGATCCTGGTCAAAATGAATGTACTCCGCCTGGCAGTATATCTTATAGTTTGATCGAGGAGCCGTTAGCTGGACCTAATTTTACACATTTAAAAACACCAGTTTATCAATTGTACATAGGAGATGTAAATGTTACTCGGTGTATCACGAGGTATATCGAAAGTGTTAAGTTGTTGGCGAATAAATTGTTAAGTTGTCCGACTATGTCACGTTTAccgataattataaatacaatggGTTTCACACAAGGAATAGGATGGGATATCGTAGTGTTTACGATCAAGCTCTTTCGGCCTTCGTTCGTCCTACAAATAATGTCagaaaggacaaaaaataattatccgaATTTACTGAGTAGCGATATTATTGATCAACAA actTTTACAGGCTTTTCGTGGAGTAAAAATATTACGGATTGGAATAAGCCATGTTTACATGAGCTACAAGTTATAAATACAAATGCTGAGAAAAAACAGGAATCAACAAATGATTCATGGAACATGGAGCCTTATCAACAACGCGAACTCGCAATGATTTCTTATCTAAGTGGAATTGTAAATTCCAATGGAAATTCTAc atTTCCTGCCACATCTGCATCACTCAGCATCAACGAAGCTGTGCCATTTGT GGCACCTTTTGCTTCTTTAACTATCGCTCTATTACGAGAATGCGTACCGCCTTCACGTGTATTAACTGTAATCAATGGTAACATGGTTGCTCTGTGCGGCATTGATTTAACAAGTGATTTATTGCAAGATGTTATTCTATCGATACCTCGTATATTAACCAGAGCACCTTTGTGTACTTGCTATGGCTATG GAATAATTCGAGGGATTGATATGGATAAAGAAgaagtgtatataaatacgcCATTACCGCTGTCACTTATGCGACACGTTAATTGTTTAATAGGATCTATACCTATACCTGTTAATTTACTTCAGTTAAATCAACGCAATGTACCATACGCAGGTGGTAACGATGCTTTACCAACGAGTCGTGATCCACGTAGAGGATATTTCCGTATGAGATATGAAAATAGACAAATGTCGAGTTGA
- the LOC127067444 gene encoding polynucleotide 5'-hydroxyl-kinase NOL9 isoform X2, giving the protein MDISCDLDKHYLKKSKDTSNRRNSLPEYTAFEQKKGKNYNAFNTKAKKTIKLLSKSNDGIIEYDTNVSLKSNDCKIIDSTTYGTVKIQNSTFETHRSLDSSTINMSMSNITDSLEGNKNKSLQKIFNDLDTLQNDACIDNDNAHIVAESINPNEISTIQYGHRKNQRMKFMNCNEKSQSKYDIPEKKTTVTKNNEMQECTEDSTMRNIDGQSIESKIVKEKSNTSTSNYNEKLHLYCLHNKVLVIMQEKTSFCFTGKLVINVLYGAIEVYGSHITTSNSPIEVYSPRGYSLVAVETSKKFLMSDIKDIWTYLSQEGINPDIKNALQCDINRCRPGMAVIILWNLENNLTTFVNTYYPIKLFPKIRNVKNYSWTDTRRAEMILQSNLYFDNHNYKRLVIDPTVTGILAEKILNRWYSHDWSCTLIAGGKNVGKSTTVRYLINTLLPTSRMVVLVDVDPGQNECTPPGSISYSLIEEPLAGPNFTHLKTPVYQLYIGDVNVTRCITRYIESVKLLANKLLSCPTMSRLPIIINTMGFTQGIGWDIVVFTIKLFRPSFVLQIMSERTKNNYPNLLSSDIIDQQTFTGFSWSKNITDWNKPCLHELQVINTNAEKKQESTNDSWNMEPYQQRELAMISYLSGIVNSNGNSTFPATSASLSINEAVPFVAPFASLTIALLRECVPPSRVLTVINGNMVALCGIDLTSDLLQDVILSIPRILTRAPLCTCYGYGIIRGIDMDKEEVYINTPLPLSLMRHVNCLIGSIPIPVNLLQLNQRNVPYAGGNDALPTSRDPRRGYFRMRYENRQMSS; this is encoded by the exons ATGGATATATCTTGCGATCTTGATAAACATTATCTTAAGAAATCTAAGGATACGTCCAACAGAAGGAATTCTTTACCAGAATATACTGCATTTGAGcaaaaaaaaggcaaaaatTACAATGCATTTAATACGAAGGCCAAAAAAACTATTAAATTGTTATCTAAAAGTAACGACGGAATTATAGAAT ATGATACGAATGTTTCTCTTAAATCGAATGATTGCAAGATCATAGATTCGACCACATATGGTACAGTAAAGATACAGAACAGCACATTTGAAACGCATAGAAGTCTTGATTCTTCGACGATC AATATGTCTATGTCAAATATAACAGATTCgttagaaggaaataaaaataaatctttacaaaaaatatttaatgatttgGATACGTTACAAAATGATGCCTGTATTGATAATGACAATGCACATATCGTTGCCGAATCTATAAATCCAAACGAGATTTCTACTATTCAATATGGTCACAGGAAAAATCagagaatgaaatttatgaattgCAATGAAAAATCGCAATCTAAATATGATAttcctgaaaaaaaaacaacagtTACAAAAAACAATGAAATGCAAGAATGCACTGAAGATTCAACGATGCGTAATATCGACGGACAAAGTATTGAATCTAAaatagtgaaagaaaaatcgaacacGTCCACGTCAAATTATAATGAGAAGCTACACTTATATTGTTTGCATAATAAAGTATTAGTGATTATGCAAGAAAAGACAAGTTTTTGTTTTACTGGGAAGCTAGTGATAAATGTATTGTACGGTGCTATAGAGGTGTATGGGTCTCACATTACTACGTCAAATTCTCCAATAGAAGTATATTCTCCCAGAGGATACAGTCTCGTAGCTGTAGAAAcgagtaaaaaatttttgatgtCCGACATCAAAGATATTTGGACATATTTATCTCAGGAAGGTATTAATCCTGACATAAAAAATGCATTGCAATGCGATATTAATCGATGCAGACCGGGTATGGCAGTGATTATTTTATGGAATTTGGAGAACAATTTAACaacgttcgttaatacttactatccaataaaattatttcctaaAATTCGCAACGTCAAAAATTATTCCTGGACGGACACAAGGAGAGCTGAAATGATATTGCAATCCAatctttatttcgataatcataattataaaagattggTAATCGATCCGACTGTCACAGGAATACTTGCTGAAAAAATCCTTAATCGTTGGTATTCTCATGACTGGTCGTGTACATTAATAGCAGGTGGTAAAAATGTTGGGAAATCTACTACCGTACGTTACTTAATAAACACGTTATTACCGACTTCTCGGATGGTCGTTTTGGTGGATGTTGATCCTGGTCAAAATGAATGTACTCCGCCTGGCAGTATATCTTATAGTTTGATCGAGGAGCCGTTAGCTGGACCTAATTTTACACATTTAAAAACACCAGTTTATCAATTGTACATAGGAGATGTAAATGTTACTCGGTGTATCACGAGGTATATCGAAAGTGTTAAGTTGTTGGCGAATAAATTGTTAAGTTGTCCGACTATGTCACGTTTAccgataattataaatacaatggGTTTCACACAAGGAATAGGATGGGATATCGTAGTGTTTACGATCAAGCTCTTTCGGCCTTCGTTCGTCCTACAAATAATGTCagaaaggacaaaaaataattatccgaATTTACTGAGTAGCGATATTATTGATCAACAA actTTTACAGGCTTTTCGTGGAGTAAAAATATTACGGATTGGAATAAGCCATGTTTACATGAGCTACAAGTTATAAATACAAATGCTGAGAAAAAACAGGAATCAACAAATGATTCATGGAACATGGAGCCTTATCAACAACGCGAACTCGCAATGATTTCTTATCTAAGTGGAATTGTAAATTCCAATGGAAATTCTAc atTTCCTGCCACATCTGCATCACTCAGCATCAACGAAGCTGTGCCATTTGT GGCACCTTTTGCTTCTTTAACTATCGCTCTATTACGAGAATGCGTACCGCCTTCACGTGTATTAACTGTAATCAATGGTAACATGGTTGCTCTGTGCGGCATTGATTTAACAAGTGATTTATTGCAAGATGTTATTCTATCGATACCTCGTATATTAACCAGAGCACCTTTGTGTACTTGCTATGGCTATG GAATAATTCGAGGGATTGATATGGATAAAGAAgaagtgtatataaatacgcCATTACCGCTGTCACTTATGCGACACGTTAATTGTTTAATAGGATCTATACCTATACCTGTTAATTTACTTCAGTTAAATCAACGCAATGTACCATACGCAGGTGGTAACGATGCTTTACCAACGAGTCGTGATCCACGTAGAGGATATTTCCGTATGAGATATGAAAATAGACAAATGTCGAGTTGA